Proteins found in one Panicum hallii strain FIL2 chromosome 4, PHallii_v3.1, whole genome shotgun sequence genomic segment:
- the LOC112891156 gene encoding pentatricopeptide repeat-containing protein At5g27270 isoform X1 yields MAMAAPPHAPMAAAAASANVSITCSSSSSSYEDDECATSSWSLSSPHRRPYRRLLHDEAQRLRRARRSQGPGADTPRWVRRTTDQMSRYVEDDRAGHVYGRHVVAAVRAVRATASRPSADMHLAMASFVTKLTFREMCVVLREQRGWRQARDFFAWMKLQMCYEPSVVAYTILLRLYGRVGKIKLAEETFLEMLEVGCEPDAVACGTLLCAYARWGRHKDMMLFYSAVRRRDIVPPISVYNYMISSLQKQKLHGKVIQVWKQMLEAGVLPTQFTYTVVISSYVKEDLLEEAMDIFGEMRRYRFVPEEATYSHLISLSSKHGRGEQALRLFEEMRAQGIVPSNYTCASLLALYYKNEDYSKALALFSEMENNKIVPDEVIYGILIRIYGKLRLYEDAQHTFAEIEKADLLSDEQTYVAMAQVHMNVGHYDRALEVLESMRTRNVKPSHFSYSALLRCYVAMEDMAAAEDSFRALSKYGLPDAFCCNDLLRLYIRLGHLEKARALVLKMRQDDFQLDDDLYMTVMDLYCKSSMLVDSEKLFKEIRRSGKPMKIPTMLSLIEMYARNRTRGIQKEQSLSKAIDETDSSAAGMALKFLLDMPGGLSSVSQLLSKLAREGNTDEAKFIYDQLTEMGIKPDGSAIATLIVQYGQAKQLEQAKELFESASTSFPGGAHVYDAMVDAFCKCGKAEDAYHLFMEMAVQGNNRDPVTVSILVTHLTKHGKFQEVENIIHSCFRDEVQLDTVLYNTFIKSMLESGKLHSAVSIYDRMISAGISRSMQTFNIMISVYGKGGKLDKAVEMFDAAQELGLPIDEKIYTNMLSLYGKAGRHQEASLLFKRMKEDGIKPGKISFNSMINAYATSGLHSQAKNIFQEMQDSCHAPDSLSYLALIRAYTEGKCYTGAEEAIQMMLNSDITPSCPHFSHLISAFLKGGQISDAQRIYNRMKEIGVAPDLACCRTMMRAYFEHGLVEEGISLFETTRGSLKPDSFMLSAAFHLYEHAGRESEAGDVLDAISINGTAFLRNLKVGSKLRSTGRT; encoded by the exons ATGGCGATGGCTGCTCCTCCTCACGCTCCAATGGCCGCAGCGGCCGCCTCCGCCAACGTATCCAtcacctgctcctcctcctcctcctcttatGAAGACGACGAATGTGCCACCTCCTCCTGGTCGCTCTCCTCCCCGCACCGCCGGCCGTACCGGCGCCTCCTCCACGACGAGGCGCAGCGGCTCCGGCGCGCGCGCCGGAGCCAGGGCCCGGGCGCCGACACGCCGCGGTGGGTGCGCCGCACCACGGACCAGATGTCCCGGTACGTCGAGGACGACCGCGCCGGCCACGTCTACGGCCGCCACGTGGTCGCCGCCGTCCGCGCGGTGCGCGCCACGGCGTCGCGCCCCTCCGCGGACATGCACCTGGCCATGGCGTCGTTCGTGACCAAGCTCACCTTCCGCGAGATGTGCGTCGTCCTCCGCGAGCAGCGCGGCTGGCGCCAGGCGCGCGACTTCTTCGCCTGGATGAAACTTCAG ATGTGCTACGAGCCAAGTGTGGTTGCCTACACCATTCTGCTGCGGTTGTATGGCCGGGTGGGGAAGATCAAGCTTGCTGAGGAGACATTTCTCGAGATGCTCGAGGTTGGCTGTGAGCCTGATGCAGTGGCATGCGGAACCCTCTTGTGCGCATACGCCAGGTGGGGGAGGCACAAGGACATGATGCTCTTCTACTCCGCGGTGCGCAGGCGTGACATAGTTCCCCCAATTTCGGTCTACAATTACATGATCTCATCTCTGCAGAAGCAGAAACTGCACGGCAAAGTTATCCAAGTGTGGAAGCAAATGCTGGAGGCTGGCGTTTTGCCAACTCAGTTCACATATACAGTTGTCATCAGCTCCTATGTCAAGGAGGATCTCTTGGAGGAGGCCATGGATATTTTTGGTGAGATGAGGCGATATAGATTTGTTCCGGAGGAGGCGACTTATAGCCATCTGATCAGCTTGAGCTCCAAACATGGTAGAGGAGAACAGGCGTTGCGGCTTTTTGAAGAGATGAGGGCTCAGGGAATTGTCCCCAGCAACTACACATGTGCATCTCTCTTGGCACTGTATTATAAGAATGAGGACTACTCAAAGGCACTTGCCCTTTTTTCTGAGATGGAAAATAATAAGATTGTTCCTGATGAAGTTATCTATGGAATTCTTATTAGGATATACGGTAAGCTCAGGCTTTACGAGGACGCGCAGCACACATTTGCAGAAATTGAGAAGGCAGATCTTTTGAGCGATGAGCAGACTTATGTGGCAATGGCTCAAGTTCACATGAATGTTGGACATTATGATAGAGCACTGGAGGTGTTAGAATCTATGAGGACGAGGAATGTGAAGCCTTCCCACTTTTCTTACAGTGCTCTTCTCCGATGCTATGTTGCAATGGAAGACATGGCTGCAGCagaagatagcttcagagctcTCTCCAAATATGGCCTCCCTGACGCATTTTGCTGTAATGACCTGCTCAGGTTGTATATCAGACTGGGCCATCTAGAAAAGGCCAGGGCTCTAGTACTGAAGATGAGGCAAGATGATTTCCAGCTTGATGATGACCTTTATATGACAGTGATGGATCTTTATTGCAAAAGCAGTATGCTTGTCGACTCGGAGAAATTATTCAAAGAGATTCGGAGAAGTGGAAAACCCATGAAAATTCCAACAATGCTTTCGCTTATAGAGATGTATGCTAGAAACAGAACCAGGGGTATTCAGAAAGAACAGAGCCTGTCAAAGGCGATAGACGAAACTGATAGTTCAGCAGCTGGCATGGCATTGAAATTCTTGTTGGACATGCCTGGGGGCTTGTCCAGCGTGTCCCAATTGTTAAGCAAATTGGCCAGGGAAG GGAATACAGATGAGGCAAAATTCATTTATGACCAGCTAACTGAAATGGGAATCAAGCCTGATGGTTCTGCAATTGCTACTTTGATTGTCCAATATGGTCAGGCAAAGCAGTTAGAGCAAGCAAAAGAACTGTTTGAATCAGCATCGACATCGTTTCCAGGAGGAGCACATGTCTACGATGCCATGGTTGATGCATTCTGTAAATGTGGCAAAGCTGAGGATGCATATCATCTTTTCATGGAAATGGCTGTTCAAGGAAATAATAGAGATCCTGTGACAGTTAGCATTCTTGTCACTCACCTGACTAAGCATG GGAAATTTCAAGAGGTTGAAAACATCATACATAGCTGTTTCCGCGATGAAGTTCAGCTAGACACTGTCTTGTACAATACTTTTATCAAGTCAATGCTTGAGTCAG GTAAACTGCATTCAGCCGTGAGCATATATGATCGCATGATATCCGCTGGCATTTCTCGGTCCATGCAGACATTCAATATAATGATAAG TGTTTATGGCAAAGGAGGAAAGCTGGACAAGGCTGTTGAAATGTTCGACGCTGCACAGGAGCTAGGCTTGCCGATTGATGAAAAGATATACACAAACATGCTTAGCTTATATGGAAAAGCCG GTAGGCATCAGGAGGCATCTTTACTGTTCAAAAGAATGAAGGAAGATGGTATCAAGCCTGGAAAG ATCAGCTTCAATTCCATGATCAACGCCTATGCCACTTCTGGACTGCACAGTCAGGCGAAGAATATATTTCAGGAGATGCAGGACAGCTGCCATGCTCCCGACTCTCTCTCCTATCTCGCACTGATCCGAGCATACACAGAGGGTAAATGCTACACGGGAGCAGAGGAAGCCATCCAGATGATGCTGAACAGCGACATAACCCCATCCTGCCCTCACTTCAGCCACTTGATTTCCGCCTTTCTGAAGGGAGGCCAGATCAGTGATGCCCAGAGGATCTACAACAGAATGAAGGAGATAGGTGTGGCTCCCGATCTGGCCTGCTGCAGGACCATGATGAGGGCGTATTTTGAGCACGGTCTCGTCGAAGAGGGTATCTCACTCTTTGAGACGACGCGTGGATCTCTGAAACCTGACAGCTTCATGTTGAGCGCTGCATTTCATCTGTATGAGCATGCAGGCAGGGAATCTGAAGCCGGGGATGTCCTGGATGCAATCAGCATAAATGGTACCGCTTTCCTGAGGAACCTGAAGGTTGGATCAAAGCTTAGATCAACCGGAAGGACTTAG
- the LOC112891156 gene encoding pentatricopeptide repeat-containing protein At5g27270 isoform X2, with product MAMAAPPHAPMAAAAASANVSITCSSSSSSYEDDECATSSWSLSSPHRRPYRRLLHDEAQRLRRARRSQGPGADTPRWVRRTTDQMSRYVEDDRAGHVYGRHVVAAVRAVRATASRPSADMHLAMASFVTKLTFREMCVVLREQRGWRQARDFFAWMKLQMCYEPSVVAYTILLRLYGRVGKIKLAEETFLEMLEVGCEPDAVACGTLLCAYARWGRHKDMMLFYSAVRRRDIVPPISVYNYMISSLQKQKLHGKVIQVWKQMLEAGVLPTQFTYTVVISSYVKEDLLEEAMDIFGEMRRYRFVPEEATYSHLISLSSKHGRGEQALRLFEEMRAQGIVPSNYTCASLLALYYKNEDYSKALALFSEMENNKIVPDEVIYGILIRIYGKLRLYEDAQHTFAEIEKADLLSDEQTYVAMAQVHMNVGHYDRALEVLESMRTRNVKPSHFSYSALLRCYVAMEDMAAAEDSFRALSKYGLPDAFCCNDLLRLYIRLGHLEKARALVLKMRQDDFQLDDDLYMTVMDLYCKSSMLVDSEKLFKEIRRSGKPMKIPTMLSLIEMYARNRTRGIQKEQSLSKAIDETDSSAAGMALKFLLDMPGGLSSVSQLLSKLAREGNTDEAKFIYDQLTEMGIKPDGSAIATLIVQYGQAKQLEQAKELFESASTSFPGGAHVYDAMVDAFCKCGKAEDAYHLFMEMAVQGNNRDPVTVSILVTHLTKHGKFQEVENIIHSCFRDEVQLDTVLYNTFIKSMLESGKLHSAVSIYDRMISAGISRSMQTFNIMISVYGKGGKLDKAVEMFDAAQELGLPIDEKIYTNMLSLYGKAGQVGIRRHLYCSKE from the exons ATGGCGATGGCTGCTCCTCCTCACGCTCCAATGGCCGCAGCGGCCGCCTCCGCCAACGTATCCAtcacctgctcctcctcctcctcctcttatGAAGACGACGAATGTGCCACCTCCTCCTGGTCGCTCTCCTCCCCGCACCGCCGGCCGTACCGGCGCCTCCTCCACGACGAGGCGCAGCGGCTCCGGCGCGCGCGCCGGAGCCAGGGCCCGGGCGCCGACACGCCGCGGTGGGTGCGCCGCACCACGGACCAGATGTCCCGGTACGTCGAGGACGACCGCGCCGGCCACGTCTACGGCCGCCACGTGGTCGCCGCCGTCCGCGCGGTGCGCGCCACGGCGTCGCGCCCCTCCGCGGACATGCACCTGGCCATGGCGTCGTTCGTGACCAAGCTCACCTTCCGCGAGATGTGCGTCGTCCTCCGCGAGCAGCGCGGCTGGCGCCAGGCGCGCGACTTCTTCGCCTGGATGAAACTTCAG ATGTGCTACGAGCCAAGTGTGGTTGCCTACACCATTCTGCTGCGGTTGTATGGCCGGGTGGGGAAGATCAAGCTTGCTGAGGAGACATTTCTCGAGATGCTCGAGGTTGGCTGTGAGCCTGATGCAGTGGCATGCGGAACCCTCTTGTGCGCATACGCCAGGTGGGGGAGGCACAAGGACATGATGCTCTTCTACTCCGCGGTGCGCAGGCGTGACATAGTTCCCCCAATTTCGGTCTACAATTACATGATCTCATCTCTGCAGAAGCAGAAACTGCACGGCAAAGTTATCCAAGTGTGGAAGCAAATGCTGGAGGCTGGCGTTTTGCCAACTCAGTTCACATATACAGTTGTCATCAGCTCCTATGTCAAGGAGGATCTCTTGGAGGAGGCCATGGATATTTTTGGTGAGATGAGGCGATATAGATTTGTTCCGGAGGAGGCGACTTATAGCCATCTGATCAGCTTGAGCTCCAAACATGGTAGAGGAGAACAGGCGTTGCGGCTTTTTGAAGAGATGAGGGCTCAGGGAATTGTCCCCAGCAACTACACATGTGCATCTCTCTTGGCACTGTATTATAAGAATGAGGACTACTCAAAGGCACTTGCCCTTTTTTCTGAGATGGAAAATAATAAGATTGTTCCTGATGAAGTTATCTATGGAATTCTTATTAGGATATACGGTAAGCTCAGGCTTTACGAGGACGCGCAGCACACATTTGCAGAAATTGAGAAGGCAGATCTTTTGAGCGATGAGCAGACTTATGTGGCAATGGCTCAAGTTCACATGAATGTTGGACATTATGATAGAGCACTGGAGGTGTTAGAATCTATGAGGACGAGGAATGTGAAGCCTTCCCACTTTTCTTACAGTGCTCTTCTCCGATGCTATGTTGCAATGGAAGACATGGCTGCAGCagaagatagcttcagagctcTCTCCAAATATGGCCTCCCTGACGCATTTTGCTGTAATGACCTGCTCAGGTTGTATATCAGACTGGGCCATCTAGAAAAGGCCAGGGCTCTAGTACTGAAGATGAGGCAAGATGATTTCCAGCTTGATGATGACCTTTATATGACAGTGATGGATCTTTATTGCAAAAGCAGTATGCTTGTCGACTCGGAGAAATTATTCAAAGAGATTCGGAGAAGTGGAAAACCCATGAAAATTCCAACAATGCTTTCGCTTATAGAGATGTATGCTAGAAACAGAACCAGGGGTATTCAGAAAGAACAGAGCCTGTCAAAGGCGATAGACGAAACTGATAGTTCAGCAGCTGGCATGGCATTGAAATTCTTGTTGGACATGCCTGGGGGCTTGTCCAGCGTGTCCCAATTGTTAAGCAAATTGGCCAGGGAAG GGAATACAGATGAGGCAAAATTCATTTATGACCAGCTAACTGAAATGGGAATCAAGCCTGATGGTTCTGCAATTGCTACTTTGATTGTCCAATATGGTCAGGCAAAGCAGTTAGAGCAAGCAAAAGAACTGTTTGAATCAGCATCGACATCGTTTCCAGGAGGAGCACATGTCTACGATGCCATGGTTGATGCATTCTGTAAATGTGGCAAAGCTGAGGATGCATATCATCTTTTCATGGAAATGGCTGTTCAAGGAAATAATAGAGATCCTGTGACAGTTAGCATTCTTGTCACTCACCTGACTAAGCATG GGAAATTTCAAGAGGTTGAAAACATCATACATAGCTGTTTCCGCGATGAAGTTCAGCTAGACACTGTCTTGTACAATACTTTTATCAAGTCAATGCTTGAGTCAG GTAAACTGCATTCAGCCGTGAGCATATATGATCGCATGATATCCGCTGGCATTTCTCGGTCCATGCAGACATTCAATATAATGATAAG TGTTTATGGCAAAGGAGGAAAGCTGGACAAGGCTGTTGAAATGTTCGACGCTGCACAGGAGCTAGGCTTGCCGATTGATGAAAAGATATACACAAACATGCTTAGCTTATATGGAAAAGCCGGTCAG GTAGGCATCAGGAGGCATCTTTACTGTTCAAAAGAATGA
- the LOC112891157 gene encoding extra-large guanine nucleotide-binding protein 3-like, translated as MAAAGGGDWEDLVRRMFPPGTTIPEPPANLDYSIALEYDGPPVSYELPRIDPVNIPAIPTAEPVSGPLGLANGAVPVAPVVGPARGANPPAPRVAQRAHQPPIQARRSSASADSAAARDEEYSDDSDSRSARSLRGHRAAARPAAPEGRRGQVVTFGVAEDSKYESKEFDEVSEQYVAVTRAERKGRTCHRCGKSKWESKESCIVCDARYCSHCLLRAMGSMPEGRKCITCIGQPIDESKRSKLGKGSRILSRLLSPLEVKQILKVEKECQANQLRPEQLIVNGFPLDDEEMADLLRCQRPPGNLKPGRYWYDKESGLWGKEGEKPDRMISTNLNFNGKLQPDASNGTAQVFINGREITKIELRILKIAKVQCPRDTHFWVYHDGGYEEEGQNNIKGKIWESPLTRLACALVSLPVPPVNSDEPKDDNHYSSRSVPNYLDHKRVQKLLILGSPRAGTSTIFKQAKLLYGSRFTHEELESIKLMIQSNMFKYLGILLEGRERFEEEALAISDHTSSEDEDPHQDENRPTSSNSCIYSINAKLKKFSDWLLDIIAMGDLDAFFPAATREYAPVVDELWKDPAIQATYKRKDELHFLPDAAEYFLSRAIEVSSNEYEPSEKDVIYAEGVTQGNGLSFIDFTLDDRSPMSESFGDNHEAYSQPVNKYQLIRVSAKGMNEGCKWVEMFEDVRMVIFSIALSDYDQLAAPGNSGSRSVVNKMIQSRDLFEATIRQPCFRDTPFVLVLNKYDLFEEKIGRSPLSACEWFGDFCPLRTHHNNQSLAQQAFYYVAMKFKDLYAASTGRKLFVWQARARDRPTVDEAFRYIREVLRWEDERDGAGYCPEESFYSTTELSSSRLIAAAE; from the exons atggcggcggcgggcgggggcgacTGGGAGGACCTGGTGCGGCGCATGTTCCCGCCGGGGACCACCATCCCGGAGCCGCCCGCCAACCTCGACTACTCCATCGCGCTCGAGTACGACGGCCCGCCGGTGTCCTACGAGCTCCCGCGGATCGACCCCGTCAACATCCCCGCCATACCCACCGCCGAGCCGGTCTCCGGGCCCCTGGGGCTCGCCAACGGCGCCGTGCCGGTGGCGCCGGTCGTCGGGCCTGCCCGTGGCGCCAACCCGCCGGCGCCCCGGGTCGCTCAGCGTGCGCACCAGCCGCCGATTCAGGCCAGGAGGAGCTCGGCGTCGGCTGattcggcggcggcgcgggatgAGGAGTACTCCGACGACTCCGACTCCCGCTCGGCGAGGAGCTTGCGGGGGCACAGGGCTGCTGCGAGGCCTGCTGCGCCAGAGGGGAGGCGTGGGCAGGTGGTCACCTTTGGGGTGGCCGAGGACAGCAAGTACGAGAGCAAGGAGTTCGACGAGGTGTCCGAGCAGTACGTCGCGGTCACGAGggcggagaggaaggggaggaccTGCCACCGGTGCGGGAAGAGCAAGTGGGAGAGCAAGGAGTCGTGCATCGTCTGCGACGCCAGGTACTGCAGCCACTGCCTGCTCAGGGCCATGGGGTCGATGCCGGAAGGGCGCAAGTGCATCACTTGCATTGGCCAGCCGATCGACGAGTCCAAGCGGTCCAAGCTGGGGAAGGGCTCGAGGATACTGTCACGGTTGCTCAGCCCCTTGGAGGTGAAGCAAATCCTGAAGGTTGAGAAGGAGTGCCAGGCGAACCAGCTCCGGCCTGAGCAGCTCATAGTGAATGGTTTCCCTCTCGACGATGAAGAGATGGCGGACTTGCTTAGATGCCAACGGCCTCCTGGAAATCTCAAGCCTGGAAGATATTGGTATGACAAGGAGTCAGGATTGTGGGGAAAG GAAGGTGAAAAGCCAGACAGGATGATTAGCACTAACCTGAACTTTAATGGAAAGCTTCAGCCTGATGCAAGTAATGGCACCGCTCAGGTCTTTATTAATGGGCGGGAAATCACAAAGATTGAACTGAGAATCCTAAAG ATTGCAAAGGTTCAGTGCCCCCGTGATACTCACTTTTGGGTCTACCATGATGGCGGCTATGAGGAAGAAGGGCAAAACAACATCAAAGGGAAAATATGGGAATCA CCTTTGACACGTTTGGCATGCGCTTTGGTTTCACTACCGGTGCCTCCTGTAAACTCTGATGAGCCAAAAGATGATAATCATTATTCATCAAGAAGTGTCCCTAATTACTTAGACCACAAAAGAGTTCAAAAGCTTCTTATTCTCGGATCACCACGAGCTGGAACAAGCACCATATTTAAACAG GCTAAGTTACTATATGGCTCTAGATTTACTCATGAAGAACTTGAGAGTATCAAACTAATGATCCAAAGCAACATGTTCAAGTACCTGGGGATTCTGCTTGAGGGCCGTGAGCGCTTTGAGGAAGAGGCTTTGGCTATATCAGATCACACAAGCTCAGAGGATGAAGATCCTCATCAAG ATGAAAACAGACCTACTAGTTCAAATTCTTGCATTTACTCAATCAATGCAAAGCTGAAGAAGTTCTCTGATTGGCTTCTGGACATCATAGCAATGGGAGACCTAGATGCATTCTTCCCTGCAGCTACACGTGAATACGCTCCAGTTGTTGATGAGCTGTGGAAAGATCCCGCCATACAAGCAACGTATAAAAGAAAGGATGAATTGCATTTTCTCCCTGATGCGGCTGAGTATTTCCTGAGCAGG GCTATTGAAGTATCAAGTAATGAATATGAGCCTTCAGAAAAAGATGTAATATATGCTGAAGGGGTAACACAAGGGAATGGATTGTCCTTTATTGATTTCACCCTGGATGACCGCAGCCCTATGTCAGAATCCTTTGGCGACAATCATGAGGCATACTCGCAACCAGTAAACAA ATACCAGCTGATTAGAGTAAGCGCCAAGGGCATGAATGAGGGCTGCAAGTGGGTGGAAATGTTTGAGGATGTTCGCATGGTGATCTTCTCCATAGCGCTCAGCGACTACGACCAGCTTGCAGCCCCTGGAAACAGTGGCAGTAGGTCCGTCGTGAATAAGATGATTCAAAGCAGGGATTTGTTTGAGGCAACAATCAG GCAACCATGCTTCCGCGACACGCCATTCGTCCTGGTGCTGAACAAGTACGACCTGTTCGAGGAGAAGATCGGGCGCTCGCCGCTGTCGGCGTGCGAGTGGTTCGGCGACTTCTGCCCGCTCCGGACGCACCACAACAACCAGTCGCTGGCGCAGCAGGCGTTCTACTACGTGGCCATGAAGTTCAAGGACCTGTACGCGGCGAGCACCGGCCGCAAGCTCTTTGTGTGGCAGGCGCGCGCCCGCGACCGGCCCACCGTCGACGAGGCCTTCCGGTACATCCGGGAGGTGCTCCGGTGGGAGGACGAGCGCGACGGCGCCGGGTACTGCCCGGAGGAGTCCTTCTACAGCACCACGGAGCTCAGCTCGTCCCGGCTCATCGCTGCGGCAGAGTGA
- the LOC112889205 gene encoding 6-phosphogluconate dehydrogenase, decarboxylating 1-like produces the protein MALTRVGLAGLAVMGQNLALNIAEKGFPISVYNRTTSKVDETVQRAKAEGNLPLYGFHDPASFVNSIQKPRVVIMLVKAGAPVDQTIATLAAHLEQGDCIIDGGNEWYENTERREKAMEERGLLYLGMGVSGGEEGARNGPSLMPGGSFEAYKYIEDILLKVAAQVPDSGPCVTYVGKGGSGNFVKMVHNGIEYGDMQLIAEAYDVLKSVGKLTNSELQQVFSEWNKGELLSFLIEITADIFGIKDDQGDSYLVDKVLDKTGMKGTGKWTVQQAAELSVAAPTIEASLDSRFLSGLKDERVEASKIFQGDYSTGLPVDKAQLIEDVRQALYASKICSYAQGMNIIKAKSSEKGWGLNLGELARIWKGGCIIRAIFLDRIKKAYDRNSDLANLLVDPEFAQEIMDRQAAWRRVVCLAINNGVSTPGMSASLAYFDSYRRDRLPANLVQAQRDYFGAHTYERVDMPGSFHTEWFKTARSNSQN, from the coding sequence ATGGCGCTCACAAGAGTTGGTCTTGCTGGCCTTGCTGTCATGGGGCAGAACCTTGCCCTCAACATTGCAGAGAAAGGCTTCCCCATCTCTGTCTACAATAGGACGACCTCCAAGGTCGATGAGACCGTGCAACGTGCCAAGGCAGAAGGAAACCTTCCCCTTTACGGTTTCCATGACCCTGCATCTTTTGTGAACTCCATTCAGAAGCCACGTGTTGTCATTATGCTTGTCAAGGCTGGTGCACCAGTTGACCAGACCATTGCAACACTCGCAGCTCACTTGGAGCAGGGTGACTGTATCATTGATGGAGGAAACGAGTGGTACGAGAACacagagaggagggagaaggcgATGGAGGAGCGTGGCCTCCTCTATCTCGGCATGGGTGTATCTGGAGGAGAGGAGGGTGCCCGCAACGGCCCGTCCTTGATGCCTGGAGGCTCATTTGAGGCATACAAGTACATCGAAGATATTCTTCTCAAGGTGGCTGCTCAGGTCCCTGACAGTGGCCCGTGTGTCACATATGTTGGCAAAGGTGGTTCTGGCAACTTTGTCAAGATGGTTCACAATGGGATCGAATATGGTGATATGCAGCTGATTGCTGAGGCATACGATGTCCTCAAGTCAGTCGGTAAGCTCACAAACAGTGAGCTGCAGCAGGTGTTCTCTGAATGGAACAAGGGTGAGCTTCTCAGTTTCTTGATTGAGATCACTGCAGACATATTTGGCATCAAGGACGATCAGGGTGACAGCTACTTGGTCGACAAAGTCCTGGACAAGACTGGGATGAAAGGAACCGGGAAATGGACAGTGCAGCAGGCTGCTGAACTCTCTGTGGCTGCTCCTACAATCGAGGCGTCCTTGGACTCCAGGTTCCTGAGCGGTCTTAAGGACGAGCGTGTCGAGGCTTCCAAAATCTTCCAAGGTGACTACTCCACTGGCCTACCAGTGGACAAGGCACAGCTGATCGAAGACGTGAGGCAAGCCCTCTACGCCTCCAAGATCTGCAGCTACGCGCAGGGCATGAACATCATCAAGGCCAAGAGCTCGGAGAAAGGATGGGGCCTGAACCTTGGCGAGCTGGCAAGGATCTGGAAGGGAGGGTGCATCATCCGCGCCATCTTCCTCGACCGCATCAAGAAGGCCTACGACAGGAACTCCGACCTCGCCAACCTCCTCGTGGACCCTGAGTTCGCCCAGGAGATCATGGACAGGCAAGCGGCGTGGCGCAGGGTCGTCTgcctcgccatcaacaacggcGTCAGCACCCCGGGCATGTCTGCTAGCCTGGCCTACTTCGACTCCTACAGGAGGGACAGGCTGCCCGCCAATCTGGTGCAGGCGCAGAGGGACTACTTCGGAGCTCACACCTACGAGAGGGTCGACATGCCGGGTTCTTTCCACACCGAGTGGTTCAAGACCGCACGCAGCAACTCCCAGAACTGA
- the LOC112889206 gene encoding uncharacterized protein LOC112889206 isoform X3: protein MCKFGQTQRVLQEADDQIWCLACCLVGPSPPPPHLSFPRSPLFSLGRPSLPATTVRAAAPLGTSSPGTLPATSTPPGMHAPCLPLLRCPQLLLPRPQPAVCRQLAIASSPGLRSTVAFSVSGASARDPPRRAAVSGRAVREEEGQQWGHAGDDGGEDLGEALDRTRQLVECAMFAAVAGLAYFLSNSLGIENYFSCFFPLPIVISSLRWGLEAGRKTVVATVLLLFTLSGPVKASTYLLMHGVVGLIMGTVWRLETNWIVSIILCSIVRALGACGYVLVSSFLIRENILALQLV, encoded by the exons ATGTGCAAATTTGGCCAAACTCAGAGGGTTCTGCAGGAAGCAGATGACCAAATTTGGTGCCTGGCTTGCTGCCTGGTGGGCCCTTCACCCCCTCCCCCTCATCTCTCTTTCCCCCGTTCCCCTCTCTTCTCCCTTGGTCGTCCTTCCCTGCCGGCGACGACTGTGCGAGCAGCTGCGCCCTTGGGCACGTCTTCGCCGGGCActttgccggcgacgagcaccCCACCAGGTATGCACGCCCCTTGTCTTCCCTTACTCCGCTGCCCCCAGCTTCTCCTACCACGGCCGCAGCCCGCCGTTTGCCGCCAGTTGGCCATCGCCTCTTCGCCGGGCCTCAGGAGCACCGTCGCCTTCTCCGTCTCCGGGGCTAGCGCTCGAGACCCTCCGCGGCGGGCTGCGGTGAGCGGCCGCGCCGTGCGTGAAGAAGAAGGACAGCAGTGGGGGCACGCGGGTGATGATGGCGGGGAGGACCTGGGGGAGGCGCTCGACAGGACGCGGCAGCTCGTGGAGTGCGCCATGTTCGCGGCCGTTGCTGGACTCGCCTACTTCCTCAGCAATTCCCTCGGCATTGAG AACTATTTCAGTTGCTTTTTCCCACTGCCGATAGTCATCTCCTCCTTAAGATGGGGGCTAGAAGCCGGCAGGAAAACTGTG GTGGCCACTGTTTTACTTCTATTCACATTATCTGGCCCTGTAAAAGCATCTACTTATCTG CTTATGCATGGAGTAGTTGGTCTCATCATGGGTACTGTTTGGAG ATTGGAGACCAATTGGATTGTTTCCATCATCCTCTGCTCCATT